DNA sequence from the Azospirillum thiophilum genome:
AGGATCAGCGGCGGCATCAGCACCGCCCAGATCGACTTGCGGAAGGCGGCGGCGACGGCGCCGAAGCCGGGCCAGGACTGCGACCGCACGCCGTCCTGCCGCTTGGCCTGGAGCCAGCTGTAGCCGGCGAAGACCACCGCCATCAGCAGGCCGGGGATGATGCCGGCCAGGAACAGCGCGCCGATCGAGGCGTCGGTGACGATGGCATAGAGGATCATCGGCCCGGACGGCGGGATCAGGATGCCCAGCGTTCCCCCGGCGGCGATCAGCCCGTAGGTGTCGCGCTGGCGGTAGCCGTAGCGCTTCATCTGCGGGATGGAGATCGAGCCGATGGTCAGCGCGGTCGCCACCGACGAGCCGGAGATGGTCGAGAAGATGGTGCAGGACAGGATGGTGGCGAAGCTGAGCCCGCCCTTGATGTGGCCGACCAGCGTGTTCGACATCTCATAGAGGTCGTCGACCACCTTGGCCTTGATCATGACATGCGCCATGAAGGCGAACATCGGGATGGTGGCCAGCAGCGGGTTGTTCAGGCTGGCGAACACCGAGTCCGCCATGCTGTCGATGCTGCCCTCGAACAGCGCCAGCACGCCGAGCGAGGTGAGGCCCAGCGCCGCGAAGATCGGCATGCCGCTCATCAGCAGGACCAGCAGCAGGGCGAGGATGGGGAGGGTCATCGGTGGCCTCCGGTCCGGTCGTCCGGCAGATCGCCGGTGAAGCTGCGGATCAGCCGGGCCAGCGCCGTGATGCCGAGCAGGACCGCGCCGGCCGGCAGGGTGGCCTGCGGGATCCACAGCGGCAGTTCGAGCTGGCCCGACGAATAGGCCTCGAACTCGTAGGAGAACAGGGCGGAGTGCCAGCCGGTGCGGAACAGCAGGACGGCGAAGACCAGCACCGCCAGATGCGCCCAGGCGTCGAGCCAGCGCCGGCCGCGCGGCCCGGCGAAGCCCATGATCAGGTCGATGCGGATATGGTGACCGGTCCGCAGCGCCTCCGCCGCGCCGGCCATCACCATGGCGACCACCAGATAGCCGCAGGCCTCGTCGATGCCCTCCAGCGGGTGGCCGACGACATAGCGGGCGACGACGCCGGCGGTGGTCAGCCCCAGCACGATGACGATCAGCAGGACGCTGAGCGCCCCGCCGGTGCGGGACAGGGCGGTGGCGGCGCCGTCGAGCAGGCGCAACGGCAGGGGCACCGCGCCGCCGCCGGCCCGCTTGTTGCCGCTTCGGGGCACCGCGTCGGGGGTGGACATGCTGCTCATGGCGCCGCCCCCGTCACTGGATCTTGGCGATGAGGTCCAGCAGCTTGCGGCCGTCGGCGCCGGTCTCGTCGGCGAAGCCCTCGGCGAAGGCCGGCGCCATGGCGGCCTTGAAGGCGGCATTCTCCTCCGGCGTCGCGACATGGACCTTGACGCCCTTCGATTCCAGCTCGGCCGGGGCGCTGGCGGCGGCCTCCTGTGAGGCCTCGATCGCCCAGCCGGCGGCGTCCTCGCCGGCC
Encoded proteins:
- a CDS encoding TRAP transporter large permease; the protein is MTLPILALLLVLLMSGMPIFAALGLTSLGVLALFEGSIDSMADSVFASLNNPLLATIPMFAFMAHVMIKAKVVDDLYEMSNTLVGHIKGGLSFATILSCTIFSTISGSSVATALTIGSISIPQMKRYGYRQRDTYGLIAAGGTLGILIPPSGPMILYAIVTDASIGALFLAGIIPGLLMAVVFAGYSWLQAKRQDGVRSQSWPGFGAVAAAFRKSIWAVLMPPLILGGIYLGVFTAGEAAAVGAVYALAVALLVYRNLSVADLLDCGVQTMRTSAMLFMIIAAAGMFGHAITIIRLPAQIMETVTALGLSQGGFILAVMAAIFILGMFLETIAIILITTPIILPVMAALGINPVWYGVMLMINLELALITPPVGMNLFVIKGITNSSLGEVTRGALPYVLLMMAGLFIVWLFPALSLWLPQAAGFGI
- a CDS encoding TRAP transporter small permease, translated to MSSMSTPDAVPRSGNKRAGGGAVPLPLRLLDGAATALSRTGGALSVLLIVIVLGLTTAGVVARYVVGHPLEGIDEACGYLVVAMVMAGAAEALRTGHHIRIDLIMGFAGPRGRRWLDAWAHLAVLVFAVLLFRTGWHSALFSYEFEAYSSGQLELPLWIPQATLPAGAVLLGITALARLIRSFTGDLPDDRTGGHR